TGAAGATGCGGGATTATCTTCATCACAGGTTAGACAATTTATTGAGCAGGCCTTTTTAAATATGCCACTGGGTGAGGTTACGGTCGAGGAAGAAAATATTCCTCTTATAATGAAGTGGAATGAAAGTACAAATAATAAGGATGCGCTGTTAAAATTAAAAATTCCTACAAATGATGGAGAAAAGAGTCTTTCAAGCTTTATTGAACTAGTAAGTGTTGATACTCCAAATGAAATTTCTCATGATGAAGGAGATCGTTTCATTACGGTTTCAGCAGATATTAAGGATACCGATCTAGGAACAATCAATCGAGAAGTTCAATCTTTAATAGAAGATTTTGAAACACCGACTGGTTACAATGTATCGGTTGCGGGTGATTTGGAGCAGCAACAAGAACTGATCCAAGATATGATTCTAATCCTAGCTATTTCAATATTCTTAGTTTACCTTGTTATGGCTGTTCAGTTTAATAATTTGGCTCATCCTCTAGTTGTGATGTCTATTATACCTATGACTATTGTGGGCGTTATAGCAGGACTATTCATTACACAACGTGAGTTAAGTATTATGTCAGGAATGGGGATTGTCATGTTAATAGGAATCGTTCTAAACAATGCAATCCTGCTTATTGATCGTACAAATCAATTACGCAAAGAAGGATATAATGTGACTGAAGCTATCGTCGCAGCAGGAAAAGATCGGATCCGACCGATTTTTATGACAACTTTAACAACAGCAGGAGGAATGCTTCCACTTGCATTAGCATCAGGTACATCTGGAAACTATCAGGCTCCAATGGCTACAGCGATTATCTCTGGATTATTATTTGCAACATTTATTACATTAGTACTTATTCCAGCTGTTTATCGTATTTTTAACAGTATCGGCAATGGTTTTAATCGTTTTTCTAAGAAAAAGAATAAAAAAGAAAAGATTATTGAGGAAATCGCTAGCTGATGATTGAAACCCTTCATTTATTTGAAGGGTTTCTTTATGGTATTTTTTTTCAGTATTTAAATTCTCTCTTTAACAACACTATAAATAATAACAAGAATGAGGAGAGAGTTTATGAAAAAATTGACCGTTGTTTTAATGTTTTTTTGCTTATGTTTTATTTCAATGAATTCTGTTTCAGCAGTTTCGAATAACCCTATTCATTGGGGATTTAAAAAGAGTCGAAATCATGAACCTGCAACTGCTGGTGAGGAATTAGATGCATTGCTTTCAAAATATGGCGGCTTTTATATTGGTGATACAACGAAAAAAGATATTTACCTTACATTTGACAATGGTTACGAAAATGGGTATACACCTAAAGTTCTTGATGTTCTTAAAAAGCAAAAGGTGCCTGCAACATTTTTTGTGACCGGACATTATCTTGATTCAGAGCCTGAACTAGTAAAGCGAATGGTTAATGAAGGTCATATTGTCGGAAATCACTCATGGTATCATCCTGACTTAACAACTCAAAGTGATGAAGAATTTAAGAAAGAATTAGAATCTGTTCGTATCAAAGTAGAAGAACTGACAAGTCAACAAGGCATGAGCTATCTTAGGCCTCCAAG
This Metabacillus endolithicus DNA region includes the following protein-coding sequences:
- the pdaA gene encoding delta-lactam-biosynthetic de-N-acetylase, giving the protein MKKLTVVLMFFCLCFISMNSVSAVSNNPIHWGFKKSRNHEPATAGEELDALLSKYGGFYIGDTTKKDIYLTFDNGYENGYTPKVLDVLKKQKVPATFFVTGHYLDSEPELVKRMVNEGHIVGNHSWYHPDLTTQSDEEFKKELESVRIKVEELTSQQGMSYLRPPRGIFSEKVLAKAEELGYTSVFWSLAFVDWKVDSQKGWKYSYDNIMKQIHPGSIILLHTVSKDNAEALDHAIEELRKQGYTFKSLDDLMINKMMDHPYLLSL